One segment of Papaver somniferum cultivar HN1 unplaced genomic scaffold, ASM357369v1 unplaced-scaffold_137, whole genome shotgun sequence DNA contains the following:
- the LOC113334887 gene encoding uncharacterized protein LOC113334887: MMSSDKKSSTVKLFCPSLSKLVPWVIKKEDESLDLGLIANTFGLEPSTLKINNHFISRGIDFVSSSVSWKSLLSFFASRGLATGSSEHDVIVIDGRVCKPGTKRGRSNPLEIGSSDDMSRESTGLSNNTEGSMVDINLFKKIKTDTCNSGVCQLLSESSSEGREKIKFSSLAVKRKPLVEDINPPKKEKISESSSGRLNFPMTSPVVRSVRNCIDGSISGSLKRLRIDEMIMATPGKRQR, from the exons ATGATGTCTTCAGATAAGAAAAGTAGCACAGTGAAGTTGTTTTGTCCATCACTATCAAAACTAGTTCCATGGGTTattaaaaaagaagatgaaagttTGGATTTAGGTTTAATAGCTAATACTTTTGGTCTTGAACCATCAACCTTAAAAATTAATAATCATTTTATAAGTAGAGGAATTGATTTCGTATCATCTTCAGTTAGTTGGAAAtcgcttctttctttttttgcttcAAGAGGTTTAGCTACTGGTTCTAGTGAACATGATGTTATTGTTATTGATGGAAGGGTTTGTAAGCCTGGAACTAAAA GAGGGCGTAGTAATCCCTTGGAAATTGGAAGTAGCGATGATATGAGCAGGGAGAGTACCGGACTCTCAAACAATACAGAGGGATCAATGGTAGATATTAACCTATTCAAGAAGATTAAGACAGATACATGCAATTCAG GGGTATGCCAACTTTTATCTGAAAGTTCTTCTGAGGGTCGTGAAAAGATCAAATTTAGCAGTCTTGCTGTGAAGAGGAAACCCTTGGTCGAAGATATCAATCCACCTAAAAAGGAAAAGATTAGTGAAAGCAGCTCAG GTAGATTGAATTTCCCTATGACCAGTCCAGTAGTTCGATCTGTACGCAACTGTATCGATGGCAGTATTAGTGGAAGCTTAAAACGGCTGAGAATAGATGAGATGATTATGGCCACCCCTGGCAAAAGACAGAGATAA
- the LOC113334888 gene encoding ankyrin repeat and SAM domain-containing protein 6-like, with translation MYADRVVAETNKRSVKERLNGDSDEEYGRGRTSFSKRQRQNDNKWKHDLYDDEDKPRVSTRRVAANDLRLKLQKKGLKKTYQKGKGSLAGGVQDLRVKLSGIAHAQQANTDLPKSKPKELAKPARKSVAVDVPMAEAKKVVNPTASRKKSQQKGESVDGFLESLGLEKYSITFQAEEVDMTALMHMTDEDLKALGMPMGPRKKILLALDSRE, from the exons ATGTATGCGGATCGGGTTGTAGCTGAGACCAACAAAAGGTCTGTTAAAGAACGCCTTAATGGAGATTCAGATGAGGAGTATGGTAGAGGCAGAACGTCCTTTAGCAAAAG ACAGCGGCAAAATGACAACAAGTGGAAACACGATCTTTATGACGACGAAGACAAACCCCGAGTTTCAA CTCGCCGAGTTGCTGCTAATGACCTGCGATTGAAACTCCAAAAGAAGGGTTTGAAGAAAACATATCAAAAGGGAAAGGGCTCTCTTGCAGGAGGTGTCCAGGATCTACGGGTAAAGCTATCAGGTATTGCACATGCACAGCAGGCTAATACTGATCTACCAAAGTCAAAGCCTAAAGAACTTGCTAAACCTGCCCGAAAAAGTGTTGCAGTTGATGTTCCCATGGCAGAGGCTAAAAAAGTTGTCAATCCAACTGCTTCAAGGAAAAAGTCACAGCAAAAG GGTGAATCTGTAGATGGATTTCTTGAGTCTTTGGGTCTTGAGAAGTATTCAATAACGTTTCAGGCTGAGGAA GTAGACATGACTGCATTGATGCACATGACGGATGAGGATCTCAAGGCTCTCGGAATGCCCATG GGACCGAGGAAGAAGATACTCCTTGCTTTAGACTCGAGAGAATAG